Proteins from a genomic interval of Papaver somniferum cultivar HN1 chromosome 4, ASM357369v1, whole genome shotgun sequence:
- the LOC113273580 gene encoding probable 2-oxoglutarate-dependent dioxygenase AOP1.2, whose amino-acid sequence MYDNKVSLKLYNEMFSAAEQVLDLPLETKMLSTSEKPYHGYFNREASVRPLFENIGIDDAHVLDQVCNFTNLMWPEGNHSFSEAVHTFAKRVTELNQIVTRMIFENYGVEQHYDSHIESMNYLFKVMRYRKPQADVNNSVYPHTDKSFISVLHQNHVD is encoded by the exons ATGTATGATAATAAGGTTTCATTGAAGCTTTATAATGAGATGTTTTCCGCAGCGGAGCAAGTGTTGGATCTACCGTTAGAGACGAAGATGTTAAGTACTTCTGAGAAGCCTTACCATGGTTATTTTAATCGAGAAGCCTCCGTTAGACCACTTTTTGAAAACATTGGCATTGATGATGCACACGTTCTTGATCAAGTTTGTAACTTCACTAATCTCATGTGGCCAGAGGGGAATCATAGCTTCAG TGAAGCTGTGCATACCTTCGCAAAGAGAGTGACGGAGTTGAACCAAATTGTGACAAGAATGATTTTCGAGAACTATGGAGTAGAGCAGCACTATGACTCGCATATCGAGTCAATGAATTACCTCTTCAAGGTTATGAGATATCGTAAACCTCAAGCGGACGTGAACAACTCAGTTTATCCTCATACCGATAAATCATTTATCTCCGTACTTCATCAAAACCACGTTGACTGA